A stretch of Castanea sativa cultivar Marrone di Chiusa Pesio chromosome 2, ASM4071231v1 DNA encodes these proteins:
- the LOC142623740 gene encoding linamarin synthase 2-like, protein MGSVRATKPHAVCVPFPAQGHVTPMMRLAKLLHSRGFHITFVNTEFNHRRLIRSKGLDYIKGLPDFQFETIPDGLPPSDRDATQHVPSIMDATRKNCLGPFKELVLKLNSSSEVPLVTCIVSDGIMSFAIKAGEELGIPEVQFWTASACGFMGYLNFTELIKRGILPFKDESFKGDGTLDKAIDWIPGLKNIRLKDLPSFMRITDITETMFDFMGSEAQNCLNSSTIIFNTFEEFEHEVLEAISAKFPHVYTIGPLHLLDRHVPESHFLSQGSSLWKEDSKCLQWLDKREPNSVVYVNYGSITVMSDQHLKEFAWGLANSKHTFLWIIRPDVVMGDSAILPDEFFEETKDRGLLTSWCPQDKVLAHPSIGAFLTHCGWNSTLESVSAGVPIICWPFFAEQQTNCRYAYTTWEIGVEVNEDIKRHEIEALVKEMMEGEKGKAMRQKAREWKKKAMEATDFKGSSYKNFERFITEALLISE, encoded by the exons ATGGGTTCAGTTCGAGCTACAAAGCCTCATGCTGTATGTGTTCCATTCCCAGCACAAGGCCATGTAACACCCATGATGCGATTAGCCAAGCTCCTACACTCAAGGGGCTTCCATATAACCTTTGTAAACACTGAGTTCAACCACAGACGCTTAATCCGATCCAAAGGACTTGACTACATTAAGGGGCTACCTGATTTCCAGTTTGAAACAATACCAGATGGGTTGCCACCATCGGATCGTGATGCAACTCAACATGTTCCAAGCATAATGGATGCCACCAGAAAAAATTGTTTGGGGCCTTTTAAAGAGCTAGTGCTTAAGCTCAACTCATCCTCTGAAGTGCCTTTGGTTACTTGCATAGTTTCTGATGGCATCATGAGTTTTGCTATTAAAGCTGGAGAAGAATTAGGCATCCCAGAGGTTCAGTTTTGGACTGCCTCAGCTTGTGGCTTCATGGGATATCTCAACTTCACTGAGCTCATCAAAAGAGGCATTCTTCCATTCAAAG ATGAAAGCTTCAAAGGTGATGGAACACTTGACAAAGCAATAGATTGGATCCCGGGGTTGAAAAACATCCGACTCAAGGACCTCCCTAGCTTTATGAGAATCACTGACATAACTGAAACAATGTTTGATTTTATGGGATCAGAAGCACAAAATTGCCTAAATTCTTCCACGATCATCTTCAACACATTTGAGGAGTTTGAACATGAAGTCCTAGAAGCCATTTCAGCCAAATTCCCTCATGTTTACACTATAGGCCCGCTTCACTTGCTAGATCGGCATGTACCTGAAAGCCATTTCCTGTCTCAAGGTTCAAGCTTATGGAAAGAAGACTCCAAATGTCTTCAATGGCTTGATAAAAGGGAACCCAATTCAGTTGTGTACGTAAATTATGGAAGCATAACTGTGATGTCAGACCAACACTTGAAAGAGTTTGCATGGGGTCTTGCGAATAGCAAGCACACATTTTTGTGGATAATTAGGCCTGATGTGGTAATGGGAGATTCGGCAATCTTGCCTGATGAATTTTTTGAGGAGACTAAGGATAGGGGATTGCTAACAAGTTGGTGCCCCCAAGATAAAGTGCTAGCACACCCATCCATAGGGGCTTTCCTAACACATTGTGGTTGGAATTCTACATTAGAAAGTGTATCTGCTGGCGTGCCTATTATTTGTTGGCCCTTCTTTGCCGAACAACAAACAAATTGTCGGTATGCTTATACCACTTGGGAGATTGGTGTGGAAGTTAATGAGGATATTAAACGTCATGAGATTGAAGCACTTGTTAAGGAAATGATGGAAGGGGAAAAGGGTAAGGCCATGAGGCAAAAAGCTAGGGAATGGAAGAAGAAAGCAATGGAAGCAACTGATTTTAAAGGATCATcatataagaattttgaaaGATTTATTACGGAGGCTCTCCTCATTAGTGAGTGA